Genomic window (Chryseobacterium bernardetii):
TCAACAATGCAGGTTATGGGCAGATCGGAACACTGGAAGAACTTACCGATGAAGAAACGAGGGAAAATTATGCAGTAAATGTTTTCGGGACCTTAAATGTGATTAGAAATGTCCTTCCTTACCTCCGTGAGCAAAAATCAGGAAACATCTTCAATATATCTTCTGTTGGCGGATACTCAGCCAATTTTCCGGGCTGGGGAATTTACTGTTCTACAAAATTTGCGGTTGCCGGATTTACGGAAGCACTGGCTGAAGAAGTAAAAGATTTCGGAATTTATGCTACTGTTGTTTATCCAGGCTATTTCCGCACAGACTTTTTAACGAAGGATTCCGTAAAAACTCCTGCTAATCCTATTCAGGCTAATGAAGCAGCAAGAATTTCCGAGCAGGCCCATCTTAATGAGATCAATGGTAATCAGCCTAATGATCCGGAAAAAGCAGCAGATGTACTGATCCAGATCAGCAAAGAGAAAAACCCGCCGGTACATTTGTTATTAGGAGTTGGAACAATGGAACTTCTGAATCAGAAAATTGATATTTTAACAAAAGATGCCCAAAAATGGGAAAACCTGTCCGTTTCAACTGCAATCTGATCTTGTAATTAGCTTAATACCCTTCGGTTCTGCAAAAATGCATCAATTTTAAAGTTACCAGCCTGAACAGAGCCGAAGTTTTTCTGAAACAATAAATTTAAAAATTCAGCCAAAACAATTAACTTGCTTATATGAAACAGCTCTTTCGTTTTAATTCTATTTCAGATTTTCATGCTTTCTGCAATCTTCCGAAACCTGATCACCTGCTGATAAGCTTAGTAGATTACAGCAAGGTACGGTATACCATAGATGATGATGAGCTGAGATGGATTCAGAGTTTTTATTCAATTGGCCTTAAAAAAAACGTTAATCTAAAATTCAACTATGGACAGGAACAATATGATTTTGATTCCGGAGTACTGTGTTTTGTTTCTCCGCAGCAGATTTTGAGCCTGGAAATAAAACAGGATATTGAAGTAGAGCCTACCGGTTTCTTATTACTTATTCATCCTGATTTTTTGTGGAGTACTTCTTTAACAAAAAAAATAAAATCTTATGATTTCTTCAGCTACCGGGTAAAAGAAGCTCTTTTTCTTTCTGACAGAGAGGAAAGCATTATTGTTGATATCTTTAAAAATATTGAGCGTGAATATCAGTCGAACATTGATAAATTCACTCAGGAACTTATTATAGCACAGATGGAGTTATTATTAATTTATTCTGAGCGCTTCTATGAGCGTCAGTTTTTAACCCGGAAAAAATCGAGCCATGAATTACTCCATAAATTTGAAGAAATCCTTTCACAGTATTTCAACCATGGAAATCTTCTGGAAAATGGAATCCCGTCTGTAAAAGTTCTCGCTGAGCAAATGAATATTTCTCCCAATTATCTTGGATCTTTGCTGCGTATTCATACACAACAAAGTACACAACAGCATATTCAGAATAAATTAATTGATATGGCTAAGGAACGTTTGAGTACAACAGGTTTATCTGTAAGTGAAATTGCTTATGAGCTGGGATTCGAACATCCGCAGTCTTTCAGTAAGCTCTTTAAACAGAAGACAAAGCAGTCGCCTGGAGAATTCAGAAAATTGTTTAACTAAATACCTCTTTATCTTGCCTGATAATAGATAAATAGAGTTTTTTGGAATAATAATAGAAAATAAGACGGAAGAAATTACTCGTCTTTCTTAGAAGGAACCAGGAAAACATCAATAAGGCCTTCAGGAAGTTGCATTTTGATTACTCTTTCCTCTCTGTCAACGTCAAGAATCCAATCTTTAATCATAGGAATCACCACTTCTTTTCCATCCAGATTGGTAATGAAATATACCTGTGCCGTCTGATCATTTACAGATCTGATCACTCCACAGTTGTTATTATTTTCATCAAAAATTTCAAATCCGATGATTTCATGGTAATAGAATTGCTTCCCTGTAAGTTTTGGGAGGGTAGATAGCGGAAGGTAAACACTTTTACCTAAAACCTGGTCTACCATTGCTTCAGAAGAGTTTTTGAAGGCAATATTCAGAGCATCTAATTTGCTCCATGATGATTTTTCAATAAAAAAAGGAACCAATAATCCGTTGATTTCAACGAATATTGATTCCAATTTATTGTAAAGCTCGGGCTGGTCGGTATCCAATTTAAGGATAACGTTTCCCGCAAGTCCATGTCTGCGTGTGATTTTCCCCAACAAATAGCAATCTTCTTTACGCATAACAGGAAATGTTCTTAAGCTTCAGTGTTTTCTTCAGTTTCAGCAGCAGCTTCTCCTTCTGTAGCAACTTCTTCAGCAGGTGCGTTTGCAGCTTCTTCAGCAGCTTTAGCATCAGCTTCAGCTTGTGCAACAGCAGCAATTCTAGCTTCGTTTAC
Coding sequences:
- a CDS encoding SDR family NAD(P)-dependent oxidoreductase, which produces METKKVWFVTGASKGLGFELVKKLLSEGFRVAATSRTVESLITAFGKTSENFLPLSVNIKDNSDIKSVISKTVEHFGRIDVVVNNAGYGQIGTLEELTDEETRENYAVNVFGTLNVIRNVLPYLREQKSGNIFNISSVGGYSANFPGWGIYCSTKFAVAGFTEALAEEVKDFGIYATVVYPGYFRTDFLTKDSVKTPANPIQANEAARISEQAHLNEINGNQPNDPEKAADVLIQISKEKNPPVHLLLGVGTMELLNQKIDILTKDAQKWENLSVSTAI
- a CDS encoding helix-turn-helix domain-containing protein, with translation MKQLFRFNSISDFHAFCNLPKPDHLLISLVDYSKVRYTIDDDELRWIQSFYSIGLKKNVNLKFNYGQEQYDFDSGVLCFVSPQQILSLEIKQDIEVEPTGFLLLIHPDFLWSTSLTKKIKSYDFFSYRVKEALFLSDREESIIVDIFKNIEREYQSNIDKFTQELIIAQMELLLIYSERFYERQFLTRKKSSHELLHKFEEILSQYFNHGNLLENGIPSVKVLAEQMNISPNYLGSLLRIHTQQSTQQHIQNKLIDMAKERLSTTGLSVSEIAYELGFEHPQSFSKLFKQKTKQSPGEFRKLFN
- the rimM gene encoding ribosome maturation factor RimM (Essential for efficient processing of 16S rRNA) is translated as MRKEDCYLLGKITRRHGLAGNVILKLDTDQPELYNKLESIFVEINGLLVPFFIEKSSWSKLDALNIAFKNSSEAMVDQVLGKSVYLPLSTLPKLTGKQFYYHEIIGFEIFDENNNNCGVIRSVNDQTAQVYFITNLDGKEVVIPMIKDWILDVDREERVIKMQLPEGLIDVFLVPSKKDE